From Candidatus Oleimmundimicrobium sp., a single genomic window includes:
- a CDS encoding single-stranded DNA-binding protein, whose product MALNSVCLVGNLTRDPELKETPNGKPVLNFTVAVNERGSKEHTNFIPVTCWGKLAELVAEYQTKGNKVAVAGRLYQDSWETEEGEKRSAIKVIAENVDFLTPKKNKDEGEKES is encoded by the coding sequence ATGGCTTTAAACAGTGTTTGTTTGGTTGGTAATTTAACGAGAGACCCGGAACTAAAGGAGACGCCCAACGGTAAACCGGTATTGAACTTTACGGTAGCGGTTAATGAGAGAGGGAGCAAAGAACACACAAATTTTATCCCTGTTACCTGTTGGGGCAAGCTCGCGGAGCTTGTTGCAGAATATCAAACAAAGGGTAACAAAGTGGCGGTAGCGGGAAGGTTATACCAAGATAGTTGGGAGACAGAGGAAGGAGAAAAACGGTCGGCGATTAAAGTTATCGCGGAAAATGTTGATTTTCTTACTCCTAAAAAAAATAAAGATGAAGGGGAAAAAGAAAGTTAG
- a CDS encoding cellulose synthase operon protein YhjQ/BcsQ encodes MKILLVATDKDISSVMKKGELNFVSTSSATSAKIMFADGGVDVVIIDDEIKGAEALEKFAMKKSEVLVIGRELSRPLEIEELKAKLKVIEDPAGNKKMVKKESGKEIVDVEEVKEKSKGKKKIESVKKMITEKTAKKEHKQLAGEELESLQRKVNKKYIEKEKIEKKRQQKKTKHYILPTMVVSFWGVKGGAGRTSILANFAYALKDVSICIIDLNFCDGGSDLSYYFDLPKIPHIGTYLSGRNKESFKNSLLKVKGNNIHVLQAPPATSLTEQFTPNDLIKIVEYARRNFTVILFDLPVGKNELVKEALDMSNFVYLVSEGGLNEAERLKSCFKEIEEAEANLIINKASGYPRELVKYLGVDPNIIQYDEKVINAIGKRRFVLDENSSFGEGIRSLISTTVMLAQKELKSCERVVNIL; translated from the coding sequence TTGAAAATATTATTAGTTGCAACCGATAAAGATATTAGCTCGGTGATGAAAAAAGGAGAGCTTAATTTTGTTTCAACATCCAGCGCTACTTCCGCAAAGATAATGTTTGCGGATGGCGGGGTGGATGTAGTAATCATCGATGATGAAATTAAAGGGGCGGAGGCGCTTGAAAAGTTTGCTATGAAAAAATCAGAGGTACTTGTGATAGGCAGGGAGCTTTCAAGACCTCTTGAAATAGAAGAATTAAAGGCAAAGCTGAAAGTTATTGAGGACCCGGCGGGTAATAAAAAGATGGTTAAGAAAGAGAGCGGAAAAGAGATTGTAGATGTTGAGGAAGTTAAAGAAAAATCTAAAGGGAAAAAGAAAATTGAATCCGTCAAGAAAATGATTACTGAAAAGACAGCAAAAAAAGAGCATAAGCAGCTTGCAGGGGAAGAACTTGAGAGTTTACAACGTAAAGTTAATAAGAAGTACATAGAGAAGGAAAAAATTGAGAAGAAAAGACAACAGAAAAAAACAAAACACTATATCTTGCCTACAATGGTTGTTTCTTTTTGGGGGGTGAAAGGCGGAGCGGGGAGAACGTCTATTCTCGCGAATTTTGCTTATGCCTTAAAAGATGTGAGTATCTGTATCATTGATTTGAATTTTTGCGATGGCGGGAGTGATTTAAGTTACTATTTTGATTTGCCGAAGATACCGCATATCGGCACATACTTATCAGGAAGAAATAAAGAAAGTTTTAAAAACTCTCTTTTAAAAGTGAAAGGGAATAATATCCACGTCTTACAAGCTCCACCGGCTACTTCATTAACAGAGCAATTTACGCCTAATGATTTAATTAAGATTGTCGAATATGCCAGGCGTAATTTTACGGTGATTCTTTTTGATTTGCCGGTGGGGAAAAATGAACTTGTCAAAGAAGCTTTAGATATGAGTAATTTTGTTTATCTTGTGAGTGAGGGTGGGTTAAATGAGGCGGAGAGATTAAAGAGTTGTTTTAAAGAGATAGAAGAAGCAGAGGCAAACCTTATTATTAATAAGGCAAGTGGTTATCCGAGAGAGTTGGTCAAGTACCTTGGAGTTGACCCAAATATTATTCAATATGATGAGAAAGTGATAAATGCTATTGGAAAGAGAAGGTTTGTTTTAGATGAAAATTCGTCATTTGGGGAGGGGATAAGGAGCCTTATTTCTACTACCGTTATGCTTGCGCAAAAAGAGTTAAAGAGTTGTGAACGAGTGGTCAATATATTGTAA
- a CDS encoding type II secretion system F family protein — protein MSFIEQIGVYFEKILKKFEPKIVDDLEHNIAALGEIKILKLIKVESAAEYLAFAVLSIGLAILLGSLAVLQGQYKISFGFLGLPLVVMASYFMAIDKRKKQIMKINELPHIIETVAVAVEAGITFDEALRYVVKNKEGLVRDLFAEAINKIDAGINKEEALKEAGQKSLSRRFEVLIRIINESKNTQTGLKELLIKETEEIMHEKMTEKRAKAGTLETKLFFPIFIGLFLPVIVLAALPFITNLQSLKMFGF, from the coding sequence GTGAGTTTTATTGAGCAAATAGGCGTGTATTTTGAAAAAATATTAAAAAAATTTGAGCCTAAAATTGTCGATGATCTTGAACATAACATTGCGGCTCTCGGTGAGATTAAAATTTTGAAACTTATCAAGGTGGAGAGCGCAGCCGAATATCTTGCGTTTGCGGTTCTTTCAATAGGACTGGCTATTTTGTTGGGGAGTTTAGCGGTTTTGCAGGGTCAATATAAAATCTCATTTGGTTTTTTAGGTTTGCCTTTAGTGGTAATGGCTTCTTATTTTATGGCGATTGATAAAAGAAAGAAGCAAATAATGAAGATAAATGAATTGCCACACATAATTGAAACGGTGGCGGTTGCAGTTGAAGCCGGCATTACTTTTGATGAGGCGCTAAGGTATGTCGTTAAAAACAAGGAGGGGCTTGTTAGAGATTTATTCGCCGAGGCAATAAATAAAATTGACGCGGGCATAAACAAGGAAGAAGCGTTAAAAGAAGCCGGTCAAAAGAGTTTAAGCAGGAGGTTTGAGGTTTTAATTCGCATAATTAATGAAAGTAAAAATACTCAAACGGGTTTAAAAGAGTTGCTTATAAAGGAAACAGAAGAAATTATGCATGAGAAGATGACGGAAAAAAGAGCAAAAGCAGGAACGCTTGAAACCAAGCTCTTTTTTCCGATCTTCATTGGATTATTTTTACCGGTGATAGTGCTGGCTGCCCTGCCATTTATCACAAATTTACAAAGCCTAAAAATGTTTGGATTTTAA
- a CDS encoding type II secretion system F family protein: MIFSVSALIALAGFLVVIALWVFKEERALELKRKVERQLIRKESKNFNVLKELGFSEIVEKLQLKISKAGLKWRADEVMMTLILLMIFLITAGLVLNFGMITLVLAVLPVIFLNFALKKTGERRIRKIEEELEYVLHDIISSLRVIKNLVHALETAGQEAREPLKSELKEIINEVQTGASLEEALNDFSKRADSVIVESWVDSITFAKKAGVGMVECCERTVGRIKDKNSMRREVVALSSGAKGTAIGIMVIMALFMGGMAGTSKEYVKALMSPMGKGILAYASASYILAGISIFKIIDKEVNE, encoded by the coding sequence TTGATTTTTTCAGTATCAGCCTTAATCGCATTGGCAGGGTTTTTGGTTGTAATTGCTCTGTGGGTTTTTAAAGAGGAACGCGCATTAGAACTTAAAAGAAAAGTTGAAAGACAGCTTATTAGGAAAGAAAGCAAAAATTTTAATGTGCTCAAAGAGCTTGGCTTTAGTGAAATAGTTGAGAAATTGCAATTAAAAATCTCAAAGGCGGGGCTTAAATGGCGAGCGGATGAAGTTATGATGACTTTAATTTTATTGATGATTTTTCTTATAACGGCAGGATTGGTTTTAAATTTTGGGATGATTACGTTGGTTTTAGCGGTTTTGCCGGTTATCTTTCTTAATTTTGCCTTAAAGAAGACAGGGGAGAGAAGGATAAGAAAAATTGAGGAAGAACTTGAGTATGTTTTACATGACATTATTTCGTCTTTACGAGTCATTAAAAATTTAGTCCACGCTCTTGAGACGGCGGGGCAAGAGGCCCGGGAGCCATTAAAAAGCGAGTTGAAAGAGATTATAAACGAGGTCCAGACGGGGGCAAGCCTTGAAGAAGCGTTAAATGATTTTTCAAAGAGAGCGGACAGCGTGATAGTTGAGAGTTGGGTTGACTCAATCACATTTGCAAAAAAAGCGGGCGTGGGAATGGTCGAGTGTTGCGAAAGAACGGTTGGTCGAATTAAGGATAAAAACTCGATGAGGAGAGAGGTTGTTGCTCTTAGCAGCGGAGCTAAAGGTACGGCAATCGGGATTATGGTCATTATGGCTTTATTTATGGGTGGTATGGCAGGGACCTCTAAGGAGTACGTAAAAGCACTCATGAGCCCGATGGGGAAAGGGATTTTGGCTTATGCTTCTGCTTCTTATATTTTGGCAGGCATCTCCATCTTTAAGATCATCGACAAGGAGGTAAACGAGTGA
- a CDS encoding ATPase, T2SS/T4P/T4SS family, whose amino-acid sequence MSLKERIKGKITVEEKEKMFTELQQIMMNYDGENCDIRVEVNREVGRYLKNKLPAGQGEKEEIKQEVFDKLYSLGPLEKYLRDELVTDIDVNGTYIRVQKGQEIIKDKNSFKNVGEVLNLIDRMASLAKTEISRAEPAGDLDLPGGYRAFVAIPDLVLEPTIVIRTHHRINASLEELAKGMEGLTPEVVSYLKRIAKERKNILFIGGTGTGKTTFINGLGKEFQENHRVCVLEDTREVVLPQEDVRYFKTRDEGKYVKAITYNDLVNCCLRCNPDRIVMTEIRDKDPKAALNYITGLNTGHRGSVSTIHANSALASLDRLAWMIRWVEPYLHIYDLRKSICVLDVLVYLTQEEDEKGTKKLRKLNEIVELKGLDKNGDYDYKWVFKEGKFLN is encoded by the coding sequence ATGAGTTTAAAAGAGCGGATTAAGGGAAAGATAACGGTTGAAGAAAAAGAAAAGATGTTTACCGAATTACAACAAATAATGATGAATTACGATGGCGAAAATTGTGATATTAGAGTCGAGGTTAATAGGGAAGTTGGAAGATATCTTAAAAACAAATTACCGGCAGGGCAAGGAGAAAAAGAAGAAATTAAGCAAGAGGTTTTTGATAAGTTATATTCGCTTGGGCCTCTTGAGAAATATTTAAGAGATGAATTGGTAACGGATATTGACGTAAACGGAACTTATATCCGCGTGCAAAAAGGGCAAGAAATTATTAAAGATAAAAATTCATTTAAAAATGTAGGTGAAGTCTTAAATCTAATTGACCGTATGGCAAGTTTGGCAAAAACAGAAATATCAAGGGCGGAGCCTGCGGGGGATTTAGATTTACCGGGGGGATATAGGGCTTTTGTCGCGATACCCGATTTAGTTCTTGAGCCGACGATCGTAATAAGAACGCACCATAGAATAAATGCGAGCCTTGAAGAATTAGCAAAGGGGATGGAAGGCTTAACGCCGGAAGTGGTTAGTTATTTAAAGAGAATTGCAAAAGAGAGAAAAAACATTCTTTTTATTGGTGGAACGGGTACGGGGAAAACAACTTTTATAAATGGTTTAGGAAAAGAATTTCAGGAAAATCACAGGGTTTGCGTGCTTGAAGATACGAGAGAGGTTGTTTTACCTCAGGAGGATGTTAGATATTTTAAAACGAGGGATGAAGGGAAATATGTTAAGGCCATTACTTACAACGATTTAGTTAATTGTTGCCTGCGGTGTAACCCCGACAGAATAGTTATGACGGAAATTAGAGATAAAGACCCGAAGGCGGCGTTAAACTATATAACCGGCTTGAATACCGGACATCGAGGATCGGTGAGTACAATTCACGCAAATAGCGCGCTAGCAAGTTTAGACAGGTTGGCGTGGATGATCCGGTGGGTTGAACCATATCTACACATATACGATCTTCGCAAAAGTATATGTGTTTTAGATGTCCTTGTTTACCTGACACAAGAAGAAGATGAAAAAGGAACAAAAAAGCTGAGGAAGTTGAATGAAATAGTTGAGCTTAAGGGGTTGGATAAAAACGGTGATTATGATTATAAGTGGGTTTTTAAAGAAGGGAAGTTTTTAAATTGA
- a CDS encoding AAA family ATPase, producing MGKIITIWGNKGGAGKSSIALALAEVASEQKNVCLVELDFSPGCFRTYFKITGDISIENAIDDVENVEKYLITPEGKKYKVLLGDFPDRAEEVKGEKLTALLNTLSKKFDLVLIDTQPSTNDTILDTIKASDEVFMVTEGAITTLGRGNGLLDYLELHKLADLEKFKMIVNKKEKKLPFDELGKIPIIKVIPKFRRHELGSLNGFRKHAEEILEECFDDMQPQKRGLLGRLKRK from the coding sequence ATGGGGAAAATAATAACAATATGGGGCAATAAGGGTGGAGCCGGGAAATCAAGCATAGCTCTTGCGCTTGCGGAAGTTGCAAGCGAGCAAAAAAATGTTTGTCTTGTAGAACTCGATTTTTCTCCGGGTTGTTTTCGGACTTATTTTAAAATCACGGGCGATATATCTATTGAAAATGCGATTGACGATGTTGAAAACGTGGAGAAATATTTGATTACTCCGGAAGGGAAAAAATATAAGGTTTTACTTGGGGACTTCCCCGACCGGGCGGAGGAAGTTAAAGGCGAAAAATTAACAGCTCTTTTAAATACTTTATCTAAAAAATTTGACCTTGTGTTAATTGATACTCAACCGAGTACGAACGACACGATTTTAGACACTATAAAGGCAAGCGATGAGGTGTTTATGGTTACAGAGGGGGCAATAACAACGCTTGGTAGGGGCAACGGGCTTCTTGATTATCTTGAACTACATAAGCTCGCTGACTTAGAAAAATTTAAGATGATTGTTAATAAAAAAGAGAAGAAATTGCCGTTTGACGAGCTTGGTAAAATCCCAATCATAAAAGTAATACCAAAATTTAGAAGGCATGAGTTGGGGAGTTTGAACGGTTTTAGAAAACACGCGGAGGAAATACTTGAAGAGTGTTTTGATGATATGCAACCTCAGAAGCGGGGATTGTTGGGGAGGTTGAAAAGGAAATGA
- a CDS encoding SAF domain-containing protein: protein MIKGRGLSKVFKIGIIVFVLLFCAGVIYLQSLAGEKKVVVVKTGLTAGTELSSKNVKIIKLSPADRPKGFFSSVEQVEGKTLLADRFTGDFVTGEVVGEVEDQLLAGMARIAICVSKDESSLIRKDDTVSIITFQAGSGGEATHGFRIARIKPAVATMGGQEQNLIILESTTEKTTKIAPYIKSGNFKLIVGDGEQSIEVSGAEAEEQETHKETTETIEGE from the coding sequence ATGATTAAAGGTAGAGGGCTAAGCAAGGTATTTAAAATCGGGATTATTGTTTTTGTCTTGCTTTTTTGCGCAGGTGTTATTTATTTACAGAGTTTAGCGGGGGAGAAAAAGGTTGTGGTGGTAAAGACCGGACTAACCGCGGGGACGGAGCTATCAAGTAAAAACGTAAAAATAATTAAATTATCACCGGCGGACAGGCCTAAGGGGTTTTTCTCAAGCGTTGAGCAAGTGGAGGGAAAAACACTTTTGGCTGATAGGTTCACGGGTGATTTTGTTACCGGCGAGGTTGTTGGGGAGGTTGAAGATCAGCTCCTTGCCGGTATGGCCAGGATTGCTATTTGCGTGAGTAAAGACGAATCGAGCTTAATCAGGAAAGACGACACAGTATCGATTATTACTTTTCAAGCGGGTTCAGGTGGAGAAGCTACACATGGCTTTAGAATAGCGAGAATTAAACCGGCCGTGGCGACCATGGGCGGGCAAGAACAGAATCTTATTATACTTGAGTCTACAACGGAAAAAACAACAAAGATTGCTCCTTATATTAAATCAGGCAACTTTAAACTTATTGTAGGCGATGGCGAGCAATCTATTGAAGTTTCCGGGGCAGAGGCGGAGGAGCAAGAAACACACAAAGAAACCACGGAGACAATAGAAGGTGAATAA
- a CDS encoding PrgI family protein has product MRDYRVPQQTSSDEPIMFNFTAKESVIMLIFGAVAYICVFSLKGFLELRIILAVLCVLVGFGLAKVKPWGKGLDEWVFIMAAFNIRPKKRVWRKIREINLSQKRSFLDKILRVPFRNNKQIEIEAEVEIDDVGEQIKGIIKSKFFWEWKEMIVKNPNLERASEEELLTILEQFLNKKEEVKND; this is encoded by the coding sequence ATGAGAGATTATAGAGTACCGCAACAGACGAGTTCAGATGAGCCGATTATGTTTAATTTTACCGCTAAAGAGAGTGTAATAATGCTCATTTTTGGTGCGGTTGCTTATATTTGTGTCTTTTCGCTTAAAGGGTTTTTAGAATTACGCATTATTTTAGCGGTGCTTTGTGTGTTGGTTGGTTTTGGGCTTGCAAAAGTTAAGCCGTGGGGGAAGGGGCTTGATGAGTGGGTTTTTATTATGGCTGCCTTTAATATCCGTCCGAAAAAGAGGGTGTGGAGGAAAATCAGAGAGATAAACCTATCTCAAAAAAGGAGTTTTTTAGACAAGATTTTAAGGGTTCCCTTTAGAAACAACAAACAGATAGAGATAGAGGCAGAAGTAGAAATTGACGATGTGGGGGAACAAATAAAGGGCATTATAAAAAGTAAGTTTTTTTGGGAATGGAAAGAGATGATTGTTAAAAATCCTAACTTAGAGAGAGCGAGCGAGGAGGAACTTTTAACAATACTTGAGCAATTTTTAAATAAGAAAGAGGAGGTTAAGAATGATTAA
- a CDS encoding helix-turn-helix domain-containing protein — MTDKVFGVEVQKEFDVLEKKWDERVFVKFYLAARTSGLLAQISDRDFKTLVVLATYMDKDGNCYPSQKEIAKALGCDMRTAGRRIRSLLKFWFKGEKIVNSVKIRNKNQQFKNTRYTILPVTNLQIFSKDGENNPSSEPEDTFASRQDLSNPSSEPEDTFASRQSCPTNKNQCFNKNQNNNKEVVFNLNNKTFSEKESEIMRTLTIEKVTDLKKQELKNIIKKYNNTVLNDSLKVTVKDLKAGKVKTDSIRYLSGVCKNMFAEYSKKQQQEIKGKEKRVENARLLKKSYENLELDDEKVQELLNRNFGKEIIKQI; from the coding sequence ATGACAGATAAGGTTTTTGGGGTGGAGGTTCAAAAAGAATTTGACGTTCTCGAGAAAAAATGGGATGAGCGAGTTTTCGTAAAGTTCTATTTGGCCGCGCGTACTTCTGGGCTTCTTGCGCAGATCTCGGACCGTGATTTCAAGACATTGGTAGTTTTGGCCACGTATATGGATAAAGACGGTAATTGCTATCCATCACAAAAAGAGATAGCAAAAGCGTTGGGTTGTGATATGAGGACTGCTGGTAGAAGAATAAGAAGCCTTCTTAAGTTCTGGTTTAAAGGTGAAAAGATAGTCAATAGCGTAAAAATAAGGAATAAAAACCAACAGTTTAAAAATACACGGTACACCATTCTACCGGTTACGAATTTGCAGATATTCTCTAAGGATGGGGAAAATAACCCCAGTTCAGAGCCAGAGGACACTTTTGCCTCACGGCAGGATTTGTCTAACCCCAGTTCAGAGCCAGAGGACACTTTTGCCTCACGGCAGAGTTGTCCTACTAACAAGAACCAATGTTTTAACAAAAACCAAAACAACAACAAAGAAGTTGTTTTTAATCTTAATAATAAAACTTTTAGTGAAAAGGAGAGTGAAATAATGAGGACTCTTACTATTGAAAAAGTAACCGATCTAAAAAAACAAGAACTTAAAAATATTATTAAAAAATATAACAACACGGTTTTAAATGATTCGTTAAAGGTAACGGTTAAGGATTTGAAGGCTGGAAAAGTCAAGACGGATTCAATTCGCTACTTAAGTGGTGTTTGTAAAAATATGTTTGCGGAGTATTCAAAGAAACAACAACAAGAAATAAAAGGTAAGGAAAAGCGGGTTGAAAATGCAAGGTTGTTAAAAAAGAGTTATGAAAATTTAGAGTTAGATGATGAGAAAGTTCAAGAGCTTTTAAATAGGAATTTTGGGAAAGAAATAATAAAACAAATTTAA
- a CDS encoding helix-turn-helix domain-containing protein, whose translation MDNTQIPKLLTTEEVSKMFNIPVSTIGDYGRRGVIPSIKIGYKRRFVPEDVAEWLRRKRDKSIEKSEELAVRKPELVEVGGKAYRL comes from the coding sequence TTGGATAACACTCAAATTCCTAAGCTTTTAACCACAGAAGAAGTCTCAAAGATGTTTAATATTCCCGTTTCAACCATCGGCGATTATGGGCGAAGAGGGGTCATCCCCTCGATAAAAATCGGCTATAAGAGAAGATTTGTTCCGGAGGATGTTGCCGAGTGGCTTCGAAGGAAACGGGACAAATCAATCGAGAAATCAGAAGAGTTGGCGGTTAGAAAACCCGAGCTGGTTGAGGTTGGCGGGAAGGCGTATCGATTGTGA
- a CDS encoding helix-turn-helix transcriptional regulator, producing MWIETNKEALKEFRIREGYSQRQFATKAGISSTMLSQIESGQRNPSPKTAKKIIDVLGVSFSAVFKLVSEDNFFAHSTCKSSNSDCKSV from the coding sequence ATGTGGATTGAGACGAACAAAGAGGCACTAAAAGAATTTCGGATAAGAGAGGGTTACTCACAAAGACAGTTTGCAACAAAGGCAGGAATCTCTTCAACCATGCTAAGTCAAATCGAATCGGGGCAGAGGAATCCTTCCCCGAAAACTGCAAAAAAGATAATTGATGTTTTGGGCGTGAGTTTCTCTGCAGTTTTTAAACTTGTTTCTGAGGATAATTTTTTTGCCCATAGCACTTGCAAAAGCTCGAACAGTGATTGCAAAAGTGTATAA
- a CDS encoding helix-turn-helix transcriptional regulator → MPMGKKTLRFFLKKQREKKGLSIRALAKYSDVSDSFLSQIELGKRFPSAKVLRKLARPLGVKEEILMREAGYLPEMVREESAKYGVECVDVSKLSEEDKRLVRDMIVRLEEKREGKVSSG, encoded by the coding sequence ATGCCAATGGGTAAAAAAACATTAAGATTCTTTTTAAAAAAACAAAGAGAAAAAAAGGGGTTAAGTATTCGTGCCTTAGCAAAGTATTCAGATGTCTCAGATTCCTTTCTTTCACAAATCGAGTTAGGCAAACGATTCCCCTCCGCGAAGGTGCTTAGAAAGCTGGCACGTCCTCTTGGAGTAAAAGAAGAAATATTGATGCGCGAAGCTGGATATTTGCCTGAGATGGTTCGTGAGGAATCCGCCAAATACGGCGTTGAATGTGTAGATGTTTCAAAACTATCCGAAGAAGATAAACGATTAGTAAGAGATATGATTGTAAGACTTGAGGAAAAGCGAGAAGGAAAAGTAAGTTCAGGTTAA
- a CDS encoding thermonuclease family protein, with protein sequence MKKALDWFKGLSILGKALVIIGAFFALSVFAVAVSPPEETTPPPKKETVAEQPAEKTEEEGEKPKKELSYEIVTCVRAVDGDTIEVEIDGKTYKVRYIGIDTPELHHPSKPVEEYAQEAYEFNKSLVEGKEVRLVKDISEVDKYNRFLRYVYVGDLFVNAELVKQGYAHASTYPPDVAHEDEFRELETQARNDLLGLWAPETEEPPKAAEEPKEEEKKEVTVYITNTGECYHRSGCSSLSKSCIPISLNDAKAKGYRPCKRCNPPQ encoded by the coding sequence GTGAAGAAAGCTTTGGATTGGTTTAAAGGGTTATCTATCTTAGGTAAAGCACTTGTAATAATCGGAGCTTTTTTCGCCCTAAGTGTCTTTGCAGTAGCAGTGTCACCTCCCGAAGAAACTACTCCACCACCCAAAAAAGAAACGGTAGCCGAACAGCCAGCAGAGAAGACTGAAGAAGAAGGAGAGAAACCTAAAAAAGAATTAAGTTATGAAATAGTTACATGCGTAAGAGCTGTTGATGGCGACACCATAGAGGTTGAAATTGATGGAAAGACTTATAAGGTTCGCTATATCGGTATTGATACCCCGGAGCTTCACCACCCCAGCAAGCCGGTTGAGGAGTATGCGCAAGAGGCCTATGAGTTTAATAAAAGTCTTGTAGAGGGTAAAGAGGTAAGACTGGTTAAAGATATCTCTGAAGTAGATAAATACAATCGTTTTTTAAGATACGTTTATGTTGGAGATTTATTTGTTAACGCTGAGTTGGTAAAACAAGGTTATGCTCACGCTTCTACTTATCCTCCCGATGTGGCACATGAAGATGAATTTAGAGAGTTAGAAACTCAGGCAAGAAATGACCTGCTTGGACTTTGGGCTCCGGAAACCGAAGAACCACCAAAAGCAGCTGAAGAACCAAAAGAAGAAGAGAAAAAAGAGGTAACAGTTTATATAACAAATACTGGTGAATGCTATCACAGGTCAGGATGTTCATCTCTTTCTAAGAGCTGTATTCCAATAAGTTTAAATGATGCAAAAGCTAAAGGATATAGACCATGCAAGCGATGTAACCCCCCACAGTAA
- a CDS encoding site-specific integrase, with product MARGSIIKTENKNGSITYYIKYRDPSGKQIKKAIGPRKRDAEHVLTETARKLHRGEYQKPSDVYFSELSGKWLKLKKHIRPKTFNAYKNHIDLRLNPAFGNIKIRQIRQEIIEGFMSELNSSSLSPSTRKRTLTILKSILRKAVEWGYLSRNPAEFVKSPKQTKVEMSFIGPKEMEKLIKITDDWHRALILTACYTGMRAGELLGLKWEDIDFEENKISVKRTLQQKKFYEPKSPSSKRTIIVPPIVIESLRQHKVLQSLLAGECELIFTNQKGRPINYRNFLMRVFKKALKEVGIKEIRFHDLRHSYAAALISSGENIKFIQKQLGHSSIKQTLDVYGHLLGNIEKEAPERLSKVFGTTTVLQDKTLKEIKA from the coding sequence ATGGCCCGTGGCTCAATTATCAAGACGGAAAATAAAAACGGCTCAATCACCTACTACATTAAATATCGTGACCCATCAGGAAAACAGATTAAAAAAGCTATCGGCCCTCGGAAAAGAGATGCCGAACACGTCCTTACCGAAACCGCGAGAAAGCTTCACCGTGGCGAATACCAGAAGCCATCAGATGTTTATTTCTCTGAACTCTCAGGGAAATGGCTTAAATTAAAAAAACACATTAGACCAAAAACATTTAACGCTTACAAAAACCATATCGATCTTCGCTTAAACCCGGCCTTTGGGAATATAAAGATAAGACAAATCAGGCAAGAAATAATCGAAGGATTTATGTCCGAATTAAATTCTTCAAGCCTTTCCCCATCTACCCGCAAAAGAACACTAACTATTTTAAAAAGCATTTTAAGAAAGGCCGTTGAATGGGGCTATCTTTCCCGGAATCCCGCCGAGTTCGTTAAATCCCCGAAGCAAACCAAAGTGGAGATGTCCTTCATTGGCCCAAAGGAAATGGAGAAACTAATTAAGATAACCGATGACTGGCACAGAGCCTTGATTTTAACCGCTTGCTATACCGGGATGAGAGCAGGAGAGCTTCTGGGGCTCAAATGGGAGGATATAGACTTTGAGGAAAATAAGATAAGTGTGAAGAGAACCCTTCAACAAAAAAAGTTCTACGAGCCAAAATCCCCGTCATCAAAGAGAACCATAATTGTCCCACCTATTGTCATCGAAAGCTTAAGGCAACACAAAGTTTTGCAATCTCTTCTTGCCGGAGAATGCGAGCTTATTTTTACGAATCAAAAAGGAAGGCCTATTAATTATCGGAATTTTCTAATGAGAGTTTTTAAAAAAGCCTTAAAAGAAGTCGGAATTAAAGAAATTCGTTTTCATGATCTTAGACATAGCTATGCTGCCGCCCTGATAAGCTCAGGAGAAAATATAAAATTTATCCAAAAACAGCTTGGCCACTCCAGCATAAAGCAAACGTTGGATGTTTACGGCCACCTATTGGGCAACATTGAAAAAGAGGCTCCCGAAAGGCTTTCAAAAGTTTTTGGTACTACTACGGTACTTCAAGACAAAACCCTTAAAGAGATAAAAGCCTAA